A window of the Phaseolus vulgaris cultivar G19833 chromosome 5, P. vulgaris v2.0, whole genome shotgun sequence genome harbors these coding sequences:
- the LOC137834573 gene encoding splicing factor U2af large subunit B-like isoform X3 yields MSTEESMHLFLVGLVRLQLETITYFGQITGANPAIPGMFPNMFPLATSQLQPFSALPVMPVQAMTQQATRHARRVYVGGLPPTANEQSVATFFSQVMAKIGGNTAGPGDAVVNVYINHDKKFAFVEMRSVEEASNAMALDGIIFEGAPVKVRRPTDYNPSLAATLGPSQPNPNLNLAAVGLTPGSAGGLDGPDRIFVGGLPYYFTETQIRELLETFGPLRGFDLVKDRETGNSKGYAFCVYQDLAVTDIACAALNGIKMGDKTLTVRRANQGANPQQPKPEQESILMHAQQQIALQKLMLQPALVATKVVCLTHAVSADELKDDEDYEEIVDDMRQECSKFGTLVNVVIPRPPHDGEPAAGVGKVFLEYVDVDGATKARAGLNGRKFDGNQVVAVFYPENKFAQGDYEG; encoded by the exons ATGTCCACGGAGGAATCAATGCACCTGTTTTTGGTGGGTCTTGTTCGTCTTCAACTGGAAACTATTACCTACTTTG GTCAGATCACTGGTGCAAATCCTGCAATTCCTGGAATGTTTCCAAATATGTTTCCATTGGCTACAAGCCAG ttGCAGCCGTTCAGTGCTCTCCCTGTCATGCCAGTTCAGGCTATGACACAACAG GCTACACGACATGCTAGGCGGGTGTATGTTGGGGGCCTTCCTCCTACAGCCAATGAGCAG TCAGTTGCAACTTTCTTCAGTCAAGTTATGGCTAAGATCGGGGGAAACACTGCTGGCCCAG GTGATGCTGTGGTCAATGTTTACATTAACCATGACAAGAAGTTTGCTTTTGTGGAGATGAGGTCTGTTGAGGAAGCAAGCAACGCAATGGCCTTAGATGGGATTATTTTCGAG GGGGCACCTGTTAAGGTCAGGAGACCCACTGATTATAATCCTTCCTTAGCTGCTACCCTAGGCCCAAGCCAGCCTAACCCAAACCTTAATCTGGCTGCTGTTGGCTTGACACCTGGGTCTGCTGGTGGACTTGATGGTCCAGATCGAATTTTTGTTGGTGGACTTCCTTATTACTTTACAGAAACACAGATCAGAGAGCTTTTAGAGACTTTTGGTCCTCTAAGGGGTTTTGATCTAGTGAAAGATAGAGAAACGGGAAACTCTAAGGGTTATGCATTTTGTGTTTACCAGGATCTTGCAGTTACTGATATTGCATGTGCTGCTCTGAATGGAATAAAAATGGGAGACAAGACTCTCACAGTTAGACGAGCTAATCAAGGTGCAAACCCACAACAGCCTAAACCTGAACAAGAGAGCATCTTAATGCATGCACAGCAGCAGATTGCACTGCAG AAACTTATGTTGCAGCCAGCTTTAGTGGCAACGAAGGTGGTGTGCTTAACTCACGCAGTTTCTGCTGATGAGCTCAAAGATGATGAAGACTATGAAGAAATTGTTGATGATATGAGACAAGAGTGCTCCAAATTTG GTACTTTGGTGAATGTGGTTATCCCACGTCCACCGCATGATGGTGAACCTGCGGCTGGAGTTGGAAag GTGTTTTTGGAGTATGTTGACGTGGATGGTGCTACAAAAGCTCGTGCTGGATTGAATGGACGAAAATTTGATGGGAACCAAGTGGTAGCAGTTTTCTACCCAGAGAACAAATTTGCGCAGGGAGATTATGAAGGCTAA
- the LOC137834573 gene encoding splicing factor U2af large subunit B-like isoform X6, with translation MFPNMFPLATSQPFSALPVMPVQAMTQQATRHARRVYVGGLPPTANEQSVATFFSQVMAKIGGNTAGPGDAVVNVYINHDKKFAFVEMRSVEEASNAMALDGIIFEGAPVKVRRPTDYNPSLAATLGPSQPNPNLNLAAVGLTPGSAGGLDGPDRIFVGGLPYYFTETQIRELLETFGPLRGFDLVKDRETGNSKGYAFCVYQDLAVTDIACAALNGIKMGDKTLTVRRANQGANPQQPKPEQESILMHAQQQIALQKLMLQPALVATKVVCLTHAVSADELKDDEDYEEIVDDMRQECSKFGTLVNVVIPRPPHDGEPAAGVGKVFLEYVDVDGATKARAGLNGRKFDGNQVVAVFYPENKFAQGDYEG, from the exons ATGTTTCCAAATATGTTTCCATTGGCTACAAGCCAG CCGTTCAGTGCTCTCCCTGTCATGCCAGTTCAGGCTATGACACAACAG GCTACACGACATGCTAGGCGGGTGTATGTTGGGGGCCTTCCTCCTACAGCCAATGAGCAG TCAGTTGCAACTTTCTTCAGTCAAGTTATGGCTAAGATCGGGGGAAACACTGCTGGCCCAG GTGATGCTGTGGTCAATGTTTACATTAACCATGACAAGAAGTTTGCTTTTGTGGAGATGAGGTCTGTTGAGGAAGCAAGCAACGCAATGGCCTTAGATGGGATTATTTTCGAG GGGGCACCTGTTAAGGTCAGGAGACCCACTGATTATAATCCTTCCTTAGCTGCTACCCTAGGCCCAAGCCAGCCTAACCCAAACCTTAATCTGGCTGCTGTTGGCTTGACACCTGGGTCTGCTGGTGGACTTGATGGTCCAGATCGAATTTTTGTTGGTGGACTTCCTTATTACTTTACAGAAACACAGATCAGAGAGCTTTTAGAGACTTTTGGTCCTCTAAGGGGTTTTGATCTAGTGAAAGATAGAGAAACGGGAAACTCTAAGGGTTATGCATTTTGTGTTTACCAGGATCTTGCAGTTACTGATATTGCATGTGCTGCTCTGAATGGAATAAAAATGGGAGACAAGACTCTCACAGTTAGACGAGCTAATCAAGGTGCAAACCCACAACAGCCTAAACCTGAACAAGAGAGCATCTTAATGCATGCACAGCAGCAGATTGCACTGCAG AAACTTATGTTGCAGCCAGCTTTAGTGGCAACGAAGGTGGTGTGCTTAACTCACGCAGTTTCTGCTGATGAGCTCAAAGATGATGAAGACTATGAAGAAATTGTTGATGATATGAGACAAGAGTGCTCCAAATTTG GTACTTTGGTGAATGTGGTTATCCCACGTCCACCGCATGATGGTGAACCTGCGGCTGGAGTTGGAAag GTGTTTTTGGAGTATGTTGACGTGGATGGTGCTACAAAAGCTCGTGCTGGATTGAATGGACGAAAATTTGATGGGAACCAAGTGGTAGCAGTTTTCTACCCAGAGAACAAATTTGCGCAGGGAGATTATGAAGGCTAA
- the LOC137834573 gene encoding splicing factor U2af large subunit B-like isoform X4 has translation MSTEESMHLFLVGLVRLQLETITYFGQITGANPAIPGMFPNMFPLATSQPFSALPVMPVQAMTQQATRHARRVYVGGLPPTANEQSVATFFSQVMAKIGGNTAGPGDAVVNVYINHDKKFAFVEMRSVEEASNAMALDGIIFEGAPVKVRRPTDYNPSLAATLGPSQPNPNLNLAAVGLTPGSAGGLDGPDRIFVGGLPYYFTETQIRELLETFGPLRGFDLVKDRETGNSKGYAFCVYQDLAVTDIACAALNGIKMGDKTLTVRRANQGANPQQPKPEQESILMHAQQQIALQKLMLQPALVATKVVCLTHAVSADELKDDEDYEEIVDDMRQECSKFGTLVNVVIPRPPHDGEPAAGVGKVFLEYVDVDGATKARAGLNGRKFDGNQVVAVFYPENKFAQGDYEG, from the exons ATGTCCACGGAGGAATCAATGCACCTGTTTTTGGTGGGTCTTGTTCGTCTTCAACTGGAAACTATTACCTACTTTG GTCAGATCACTGGTGCAAATCCTGCAATTCCTGGAATGTTTCCAAATATGTTTCCATTGGCTACAAGCCAG CCGTTCAGTGCTCTCCCTGTCATGCCAGTTCAGGCTATGACACAACAG GCTACACGACATGCTAGGCGGGTGTATGTTGGGGGCCTTCCTCCTACAGCCAATGAGCAG TCAGTTGCAACTTTCTTCAGTCAAGTTATGGCTAAGATCGGGGGAAACACTGCTGGCCCAG GTGATGCTGTGGTCAATGTTTACATTAACCATGACAAGAAGTTTGCTTTTGTGGAGATGAGGTCTGTTGAGGAAGCAAGCAACGCAATGGCCTTAGATGGGATTATTTTCGAG GGGGCACCTGTTAAGGTCAGGAGACCCACTGATTATAATCCTTCCTTAGCTGCTACCCTAGGCCCAAGCCAGCCTAACCCAAACCTTAATCTGGCTGCTGTTGGCTTGACACCTGGGTCTGCTGGTGGACTTGATGGTCCAGATCGAATTTTTGTTGGTGGACTTCCTTATTACTTTACAGAAACACAGATCAGAGAGCTTTTAGAGACTTTTGGTCCTCTAAGGGGTTTTGATCTAGTGAAAGATAGAGAAACGGGAAACTCTAAGGGTTATGCATTTTGTGTTTACCAGGATCTTGCAGTTACTGATATTGCATGTGCTGCTCTGAATGGAATAAAAATGGGAGACAAGACTCTCACAGTTAGACGAGCTAATCAAGGTGCAAACCCACAACAGCCTAAACCTGAACAAGAGAGCATCTTAATGCATGCACAGCAGCAGATTGCACTGCAG AAACTTATGTTGCAGCCAGCTTTAGTGGCAACGAAGGTGGTGTGCTTAACTCACGCAGTTTCTGCTGATGAGCTCAAAGATGATGAAGACTATGAAGAAATTGTTGATGATATGAGACAAGAGTGCTCCAAATTTG GTACTTTGGTGAATGTGGTTATCCCACGTCCACCGCATGATGGTGAACCTGCGGCTGGAGTTGGAAag GTGTTTTTGGAGTATGTTGACGTGGATGGTGCTACAAAAGCTCGTGCTGGATTGAATGGACGAAAATTTGATGGGAACCAAGTGGTAGCAGTTTTCTACCCAGAGAACAAATTTGCGCAGGGAGATTATGAAGGCTAA
- the LOC137834573 gene encoding splicing factor U2af large subunit B-like isoform X5: protein MFPNMFPLATSQLQPFSALPVMPVQAMTQQATRHARRVYVGGLPPTANEQSVATFFSQVMAKIGGNTAGPGDAVVNVYINHDKKFAFVEMRSVEEASNAMALDGIIFEGAPVKVRRPTDYNPSLAATLGPSQPNPNLNLAAVGLTPGSAGGLDGPDRIFVGGLPYYFTETQIRELLETFGPLRGFDLVKDRETGNSKGYAFCVYQDLAVTDIACAALNGIKMGDKTLTVRRANQGANPQQPKPEQESILMHAQQQIALQKLMLQPALVATKVVCLTHAVSADELKDDEDYEEIVDDMRQECSKFGTLVNVVIPRPPHDGEPAAGVGKVFLEYVDVDGATKARAGLNGRKFDGNQVVAVFYPENKFAQGDYEG, encoded by the exons ATGTTTCCAAATATGTTTCCATTGGCTACAAGCCAG ttGCAGCCGTTCAGTGCTCTCCCTGTCATGCCAGTTCAGGCTATGACACAACAG GCTACACGACATGCTAGGCGGGTGTATGTTGGGGGCCTTCCTCCTACAGCCAATGAGCAG TCAGTTGCAACTTTCTTCAGTCAAGTTATGGCTAAGATCGGGGGAAACACTGCTGGCCCAG GTGATGCTGTGGTCAATGTTTACATTAACCATGACAAGAAGTTTGCTTTTGTGGAGATGAGGTCTGTTGAGGAAGCAAGCAACGCAATGGCCTTAGATGGGATTATTTTCGAG GGGGCACCTGTTAAGGTCAGGAGACCCACTGATTATAATCCTTCCTTAGCTGCTACCCTAGGCCCAAGCCAGCCTAACCCAAACCTTAATCTGGCTGCTGTTGGCTTGACACCTGGGTCTGCTGGTGGACTTGATGGTCCAGATCGAATTTTTGTTGGTGGACTTCCTTATTACTTTACAGAAACACAGATCAGAGAGCTTTTAGAGACTTTTGGTCCTCTAAGGGGTTTTGATCTAGTGAAAGATAGAGAAACGGGAAACTCTAAGGGTTATGCATTTTGTGTTTACCAGGATCTTGCAGTTACTGATATTGCATGTGCTGCTCTGAATGGAATAAAAATGGGAGACAAGACTCTCACAGTTAGACGAGCTAATCAAGGTGCAAACCCACAACAGCCTAAACCTGAACAAGAGAGCATCTTAATGCATGCACAGCAGCAGATTGCACTGCAG AAACTTATGTTGCAGCCAGCTTTAGTGGCAACGAAGGTGGTGTGCTTAACTCACGCAGTTTCTGCTGATGAGCTCAAAGATGATGAAGACTATGAAGAAATTGTTGATGATATGAGACAAGAGTGCTCCAAATTTG GTACTTTGGTGAATGTGGTTATCCCACGTCCACCGCATGATGGTGAACCTGCGGCTGGAGTTGGAAag GTGTTTTTGGAGTATGTTGACGTGGATGGTGCTACAAAAGCTCGTGCTGGATTGAATGGACGAAAATTTGATGGGAACCAAGTGGTAGCAGTTTTCTACCCAGAGAACAAATTTGCGCAGGGAGATTATGAAGGCTAA
- the LOC137834573 gene encoding splicing factor U2af large subunit A-like isoform X1 produces MAEYDERYEGNGEEEDLHNSHPHPHLDSSPQPTHDDLIDSKSHHGSRDYDRESSRSRDKEREKGRDRERKREKGRERERSRDRDSERSRDKDRDRERSKDMERDRERDGEKERDRDRDRHHRDRHRDRGERRERTRDRGDEDDFYRSRDFDRRRDFERDDRHRRRSRSRSQSRSGGRSEHRSKSRSRSRSKSKRTSGFDMAPPASAMLAGASAVTGQITGANPAIPGMFPNMFPLATSQLQPFSALPVMPVQAMTQQATRHARRVYVGGLPPTANEQSVATFFSQVMAKIGGNTAGPGDAVVNVYINHDKKFAFVEMRSVEEASNAMALDGIIFEGAPVKVRRPTDYNPSLAATLGPSQPNPNLNLAAVGLTPGSAGGLDGPDRIFVGGLPYYFTETQIRELLETFGPLRGFDLVKDRETGNSKGYAFCVYQDLAVTDIACAALNGIKMGDKTLTVRRANQGANPQQPKPEQESILMHAQQQIALQKLMLQPALVATKVVCLTHAVSADELKDDEDYEEIVDDMRQECSKFGTLVNVVIPRPPHDGEPAAGVGKVFLEYVDVDGATKARAGLNGRKFDGNQVVAVFYPENKFAQGDYEG; encoded by the exons ATGGCTGAATACGATGAAAGATACGAAGGCAacggagaagaagaagaccttcaCAATTCccatcctcatcctcatctcGATTCCTCTCCTCAGCCCACTCACGACGATCTCATCGATTCCAAATCTCAC CATGGATCTCGTGATTACGACAGAGAATCTTCCAGAAGCAGAGATAAGGAGCGGGAGAAAGGGAGAGACCGTgagagaaaaagggaaaagggGAGGGAAAGGGAGAGAAGTAGGGATAGAGATTCGGAGAGAAGCAGGGACAAGGACAGAGATAGGGAGAGAAGCAAAGACATGGAGCGGGACCGAGAGCGTGATGGTGAGAAGGAAAGGGACCGTGATAGGGACCGCCACCACAGAGATCGCCACAGGGATCGTGGTGAACGGAGGGAAAGGACAAGGGATAGAGGAGACGAAGATGATTTTTACAGAAGCCGTGACTTTGACAG AAGAAGGGATTTTGAAAGAGACGATAGGCATAGGCGCAGGTCTCGGTCTAGATCTCAATCCAGGTCAGGGGGTAGGTCTGAGCATAGATCAAAGTCGCGTTCTCGCTCACGCTCAAAGAG CAAAAGGACTAGTGGTTTTGATATGGCTCCCCCTGCCTCTGCTATGTTGGCTGGTGCTTCTGCTGTTACAG GTCAGATCACTGGTGCAAATCCTGCAATTCCTGGAATGTTTCCAAATATGTTTCCATTGGCTACAAGCCAG ttGCAGCCGTTCAGTGCTCTCCCTGTCATGCCAGTTCAGGCTATGACACAACAG GCTACACGACATGCTAGGCGGGTGTATGTTGGGGGCCTTCCTCCTACAGCCAATGAGCAG TCAGTTGCAACTTTCTTCAGTCAAGTTATGGCTAAGATCGGGGGAAACACTGCTGGCCCAG GTGATGCTGTGGTCAATGTTTACATTAACCATGACAAGAAGTTTGCTTTTGTGGAGATGAGGTCTGTTGAGGAAGCAAGCAACGCAATGGCCTTAGATGGGATTATTTTCGAG GGGGCACCTGTTAAGGTCAGGAGACCCACTGATTATAATCCTTCCTTAGCTGCTACCCTAGGCCCAAGCCAGCCTAACCCAAACCTTAATCTGGCTGCTGTTGGCTTGACACCTGGGTCTGCTGGTGGACTTGATGGTCCAGATCGAATTTTTGTTGGTGGACTTCCTTATTACTTTACAGAAACACAGATCAGAGAGCTTTTAGAGACTTTTGGTCCTCTAAGGGGTTTTGATCTAGTGAAAGATAGAGAAACGGGAAACTCTAAGGGTTATGCATTTTGTGTTTACCAGGATCTTGCAGTTACTGATATTGCATGTGCTGCTCTGAATGGAATAAAAATGGGAGACAAGACTCTCACAGTTAGACGAGCTAATCAAGGTGCAAACCCACAACAGCCTAAACCTGAACAAGAGAGCATCTTAATGCATGCACAGCAGCAGATTGCACTGCAG AAACTTATGTTGCAGCCAGCTTTAGTGGCAACGAAGGTGGTGTGCTTAACTCACGCAGTTTCTGCTGATGAGCTCAAAGATGATGAAGACTATGAAGAAATTGTTGATGATATGAGACAAGAGTGCTCCAAATTTG GTACTTTGGTGAATGTGGTTATCCCACGTCCACCGCATGATGGTGAACCTGCGGCTGGAGTTGGAAag GTGTTTTTGGAGTATGTTGACGTGGATGGTGCTACAAAAGCTCGTGCTGGATTGAATGGACGAAAATTTGATGGGAACCAAGTGGTAGCAGTTTTCTACCCAGAGAACAAATTTGCGCAGGGAGATTATGAAGGCTAA
- the LOC137834573 gene encoding splicing factor U2af large subunit A-like isoform X2: MAEYDERYEGNGEEEDLHNSHPHPHLDSSPQPTHDDLIDSKSHHGSRDYDRESSRSRDKEREKGRDRERKREKGRERERSRDRDSERSRDKDRDRERSKDMERDRERDGEKERDRDRDRHHRDRHRDRGERRERTRDRGDEDDFYRSRDFDRRRDFERDDRHRRRSRSRSQSRSGGRSEHRSKSRSRSRSKSKRTSGFDMAPPASAMLAGASAVTGQITGANPAIPGMFPNMFPLATSQPFSALPVMPVQAMTQQATRHARRVYVGGLPPTANEQSVATFFSQVMAKIGGNTAGPGDAVVNVYINHDKKFAFVEMRSVEEASNAMALDGIIFEGAPVKVRRPTDYNPSLAATLGPSQPNPNLNLAAVGLTPGSAGGLDGPDRIFVGGLPYYFTETQIRELLETFGPLRGFDLVKDRETGNSKGYAFCVYQDLAVTDIACAALNGIKMGDKTLTVRRANQGANPQQPKPEQESILMHAQQQIALQKLMLQPALVATKVVCLTHAVSADELKDDEDYEEIVDDMRQECSKFGTLVNVVIPRPPHDGEPAAGVGKVFLEYVDVDGATKARAGLNGRKFDGNQVVAVFYPENKFAQGDYEG, encoded by the exons ATGGCTGAATACGATGAAAGATACGAAGGCAacggagaagaagaagaccttcaCAATTCccatcctcatcctcatctcGATTCCTCTCCTCAGCCCACTCACGACGATCTCATCGATTCCAAATCTCAC CATGGATCTCGTGATTACGACAGAGAATCTTCCAGAAGCAGAGATAAGGAGCGGGAGAAAGGGAGAGACCGTgagagaaaaagggaaaagggGAGGGAAAGGGAGAGAAGTAGGGATAGAGATTCGGAGAGAAGCAGGGACAAGGACAGAGATAGGGAGAGAAGCAAAGACATGGAGCGGGACCGAGAGCGTGATGGTGAGAAGGAAAGGGACCGTGATAGGGACCGCCACCACAGAGATCGCCACAGGGATCGTGGTGAACGGAGGGAAAGGACAAGGGATAGAGGAGACGAAGATGATTTTTACAGAAGCCGTGACTTTGACAG AAGAAGGGATTTTGAAAGAGACGATAGGCATAGGCGCAGGTCTCGGTCTAGATCTCAATCCAGGTCAGGGGGTAGGTCTGAGCATAGATCAAAGTCGCGTTCTCGCTCACGCTCAAAGAG CAAAAGGACTAGTGGTTTTGATATGGCTCCCCCTGCCTCTGCTATGTTGGCTGGTGCTTCTGCTGTTACAG GTCAGATCACTGGTGCAAATCCTGCAATTCCTGGAATGTTTCCAAATATGTTTCCATTGGCTACAAGCCAG CCGTTCAGTGCTCTCCCTGTCATGCCAGTTCAGGCTATGACACAACAG GCTACACGACATGCTAGGCGGGTGTATGTTGGGGGCCTTCCTCCTACAGCCAATGAGCAG TCAGTTGCAACTTTCTTCAGTCAAGTTATGGCTAAGATCGGGGGAAACACTGCTGGCCCAG GTGATGCTGTGGTCAATGTTTACATTAACCATGACAAGAAGTTTGCTTTTGTGGAGATGAGGTCTGTTGAGGAAGCAAGCAACGCAATGGCCTTAGATGGGATTATTTTCGAG GGGGCACCTGTTAAGGTCAGGAGACCCACTGATTATAATCCTTCCTTAGCTGCTACCCTAGGCCCAAGCCAGCCTAACCCAAACCTTAATCTGGCTGCTGTTGGCTTGACACCTGGGTCTGCTGGTGGACTTGATGGTCCAGATCGAATTTTTGTTGGTGGACTTCCTTATTACTTTACAGAAACACAGATCAGAGAGCTTTTAGAGACTTTTGGTCCTCTAAGGGGTTTTGATCTAGTGAAAGATAGAGAAACGGGAAACTCTAAGGGTTATGCATTTTGTGTTTACCAGGATCTTGCAGTTACTGATATTGCATGTGCTGCTCTGAATGGAATAAAAATGGGAGACAAGACTCTCACAGTTAGACGAGCTAATCAAGGTGCAAACCCACAACAGCCTAAACCTGAACAAGAGAGCATCTTAATGCATGCACAGCAGCAGATTGCACTGCAG AAACTTATGTTGCAGCCAGCTTTAGTGGCAACGAAGGTGGTGTGCTTAACTCACGCAGTTTCTGCTGATGAGCTCAAAGATGATGAAGACTATGAAGAAATTGTTGATGATATGAGACAAGAGTGCTCCAAATTTG GTACTTTGGTGAATGTGGTTATCCCACGTCCACCGCATGATGGTGAACCTGCGGCTGGAGTTGGAAag GTGTTTTTGGAGTATGTTGACGTGGATGGTGCTACAAAAGCTCGTGCTGGATTGAATGGACGAAAATTTGATGGGAACCAAGTGGTAGCAGTTTTCTACCCAGAGAACAAATTTGCGCAGGGAGATTATGAAGGCTAA
- the LOC137834576 gene encoding glucuronoxylan 4-O-methyltransferase 1-like encodes MRSKTQFTCSLKVAILSIAFLCLFILLFRSSIFSLSPQLIPQTNLSNSNAVAVEESHHPTTETPETTETAATPSSCPPIPLNPTCNKAPPSLSNALIHYVTTNITPQQTLREISVSARVLQKKSPCNFLVFGLGHDSLMWTSLNYGGRTVFLEEDKSWIDQIQQKIPSLESYHVMYDTQVHQAEELLKVGMEADCKKVSDPRFSQCQLAHKGFPSEVYDIDWDVIMVDAPTGYFEGAPGRMTAIYTAGLIARNKGHGETDVFVHDVDRDVEDKFSKAFLCEGYLKEQEGRIRHFNIPSHRSRLWRPFCPH; translated from the exons ATGAGGTCCAAAACCCAGTTCACATGCAGCCTCAAGGTAGCCATTCTCTCCATTGCCTTTCTCTGCCTCTTCATCTTGCTGTTCCGGTCATCCATATTCTCTCTGTCTCCCCAACTCATCCCACAAACAAACTTGTCAAACTCAAATGCAGTAGCAGTAGAAGAATCTCATCACCCCACAACAGAAACACCAGAAACAACAGAAACTGCAGCTACACCATCATCATGCCCTCCAATCCCTCTCAACCCCACATGCAACAAGGCCCCTCCTTCTTTATCCAATGCTCTCATCCACTATGTCACCACCAACATCACCCCTCAGCAGACCCTCCGTGAGATCTCAGTCTCAGCAAGGGTCCTTCAGAAGAAGTCACCCTGCAACTTCCTTGTGTTTGGCCTTGGCCATGACAGCCTCATGTGGACATCTCTCAACTATGGTGGCCGCACTGTCTTCCTTGAGGAGGACAAGTCCTGGATCGACCAAATCCAACAGAAGATACCCTCTTTGGAGTCCTACCATGTCATGTATGACACACAG GTTCACCAGGCTGAGGAGCTCTTGAAGGTCGGAATGGAAGCAGACTGCAAAAAAGTGAGTGATCCAAGATTTTCTCAGTGCCAACTAGCACACAAGGGGTTCCCAAGTGAGGTTTATGACATAGATTGGGATGTGATCATGGTGGATGCCCCCACAGGGTACTTTGAAGGTGCACCAGGGAGGATGACTGCAATCTACACTGCAGGGTTGATTGCTAGGAACAAAGGGCATGGTGAAACTGATGTGTTTGTGCACGATGTGGATAGGGATGTGGAGGACAAGTTCTCTAAGGCTTTTCTGTGTGAAGGGTATTTGAAGGAACAAGAAGGGAGGATCAGGCACTTCAACATTCCAAGCCACAGGTCTCGTTTATGGAGGCCATTTTGCCCACACTAG